The DNA region GCGCACCTCGAGCTCGCTGGGCTGGAGCCCGGTCAAGCGAACATCGCCTACGGGCTCTATCCCGAGGCCAGAGGCCGTGGCCTGGCATCCCGCGCGGTTGCGCTGATGTGCACCTTCTTGGCCACCCGGCACGGTGTTCGCGAGGCGATCATCCGCACCGAGCCAGCCAATGCGGCGTCCGTCGCGGTCGCTCTCAGGACTGGCTTCCGTTTGGCTCGACGCGGCGGCGAGGGCGAGCTCAACTGGTACGTCCGCGACCTCGCAGGGGCGTCGGCTCCGATTGCCCCGTACAGCGCCGGGAATGGTGACTAGAATTCGGGTCATGACGACCACTACGTCGCTGGCCAACGTCAAGGCCCACCTGTCCGCGATCGTCGGATCCGTGCACGACACCCACGAGCGGGTTGTCATCACGCGCAACGGTGAGCCGGCCGCAGTCCTGGTCTCCCCCGACGACCTCGCCTCGTTGGAGGAGACCCTGGACATCCTGTCCGACAAGGCGCTGATGGCACAGGTCGCACGGGCCAGGGCTGAGATCGACGCCGGCGAGACCGTCGAGCTGCCTGCGCTGCATCGCGCGTGACCTACCGCATCCGCTGGGCGTCACCGGCGCGGCGCGCGATCGAGAACACCCTGCCGGAGTCCGTCGCCACAGCCGTCTGGGAGCTCGCCAACGGAGCACTCTCCGAGAACCCGCAACGGGTCGGCAAGCGCCTGGCGCGAGAGCTTGCCGGGTACTGGTCAGCTCGCCGCGGCCAGTACAGAGTCATCTACGCCATCGACGACGAGACAACCACCGTCACCATCATGACCGTCGACCACCGCCGCGACGTCTACCACTGACAACGCCGGAGAACGCACCGTTGACGGCGTCAACGAGCCCAGCCAACCAGACCCGCCAGAACCCGAGCCGTCCCGGCATCACCGCAGGTCACCGCCGTGACCTGTGACGTCACGACCCCCTCCGGCAGGTTCGACTCCCGTCACCTCCACCGTCCTGTGCCTGCGTTCGCGCGGGTCAGGTGACATCAAGGCCGTCGTCCACTCGCCATGGACGGCGGCCTTCGTGTCTCTGCACCACCGGCCCAGGAGACGTTGTCTGGTCTTCGGGCGCGCCACACACCCACGCATGATCGCGAAGTGAAGGTGAGCATGGTGAATCCGAGCTGGTGGTCGGTCCGGTCTGCTGGTGGAGCGGGTGCGCGGCGTAGTCGGCCAGACCAATCACCGCTGCACGGGCGGCCCCGGAGCGTCCCGCACAGCGCGACCGGCGCGTCAGAACAGACCTGCCTGGATGGCATACGAGGCGGCACCGGTGCGTGAGGTCTGGCCGAGCTTGGTGAGGATGTTGGCGACGTGACGGTGCACCGTGTGCTCGCTGAGGACGAGCGACGCCGCGATCTCGTGGTTGCTCATCCCCTGCGACACCAGCCGCAGCACCTCGCGCTCCCGGGCCGAGAGCGGACCACCCGCCGGCATGCCGGCGGCATCAGCTAGCCGACGGGCACGCGCCAGGTCGTCGCCGGCGGACAGCTCGTCCAGGACCTCCGTCGCGAGCGCGAGATGACGCCGGGCCGCGGACCGATCGCCCGTCGCGAGAAGCGCCTCCGCGAGAGCGAGCCGGGTGTGGGCCTCGTCGAAGCGCAGGTCCGCGGCGCTGAACCTCCGCACCGCCTCGGTCAGCAGGGAAACAGCGGCATCCGGTGGTGCCACGGCGGCATCAGCCGCCGAGGCGGTGGCCATCAGCGAGGGGGTGCCGGTCAGCTCCGCCGTCTGGCGCAACTCGGCCGCGAGGAGCCGCGCGGCATCTTCGTGGCCGGCGGCCTGCGCGACGAGAACGGCGGGCAGGAGCACGTCTGCGCGGGCCAGGCGACTGTCCTTCGGCAGCCACTCCAGGAGGCCCCGGATCGTCGTCCAGGCGGCCGCCGGGTCGCCGCCGGACATCTGCATCCGCGCGCGCCCCGCGATCGCGGCCGGGTGGAACTCGGCCTGCGCGAAGAGGGCCTCTGCCTCGTCGAGCCGACCCTGGCGGCGCCGCAGCTCGCCCAGTTGCACCACCGCTTCGAGCCGGGAAGCGCGGCGCGACGCCGAGAGCCGGTCGAGAACCCCGGTCAGCTCCTGTTCGGCCTCACGCCACGACCCTCGCGCCACCTGTACCGACGCATACTGGATGCGGCACACGTTGAAGAGGGGTGCGAGGTCACGTTCGGTGCAGATGGCCTCCACCCGGCGGCACCAGTCCGCCGCTCGCGTCACGTCCTTGTTCTGGTTGCAGGCCACGATGAGCCAGCAGCAGACCTTCCCCATCCACATCGGGTCCGGCACGTCACCCGACGTCGCCGCGGCCACCGAGGCATCCAGGCGCGCCATGCCCCCCTGGATGTCTCCGGCGCACGTCATGGCAAGACCCTGCAGGGCCAGACCGACGACCTCGAGGTCTCCCAGGCCGAGCCGTCTCGCGACGGCCGACGCTCGCTCTCCGGCCAGCAACGCGCGGACGGGGTCGTGGCCGACCTCTATGGCGAGCTCGGCCTCCCGGACTGCGTGCCAGCCGTGCTCGGCCGACTCGTCGAGCTCCTCGAGGAGCGCCCCGCCCGCCCCCACCAGCCGAGGGCAACGGACTCACCGTGACCGAAGAGCAGGGAGTCCCACGCGAGGGCGGTGGCGGCCCGCGCCGCACCGAGCGAGTCGCCGAGCTCCCGATGACGTCGGTACGCCGTCTCGCGTGCTCCCACGCACGCGTCACCGTCGTCGAGCCACCAGGCGACCTGGGCCAACCCCTCGTAGGCGAGAGGATCCTCGGTCTCCTCGGCGACAGCCCGGAACGCGGTCCGGGCGAGGTGCCACGAACCCGCGTCGAGTGCTGACTGCGCCGACACCATGGAAGTCATTCCTCAGTATGGTCGTCCCCACACCAGGCGGGCGGGCGCCCGAGGCGCCCGCCCGATCCGGCACGGCGAGGGGTGGACGGGTCAAACGCCCACGCCCGCCGCCAGGGCCTTGACGTCCGCGGTGGTGAGTGGGTTGCCGGCGATCCCCCAGCTGCCGCTCCGGACCTCCTCGACCACGCACCACGTGACCGGACGCATGTTCTCGCCTTCGATGCCCACCATGGCGTCGGTGAGGCTCCGGACGATCTGCTGCTTCTGGTCGTCGGTGAAGACGTTCTCGATGACCTTGACCTGGATGAACGGCATGTCGATCTCCTTCTGTCCTGGGCTCCGCCGCTTGCGGAGCTCCTGGAGCAACTCTCGGTTCCAGGGGCAGGTCCCCGCGTCGGCAGAACCGGCCATCTCTGCCCGACGGGTCACTGGCCCGAACGGGCCAGCGCTGACCCGCGGCAGCGCAGGGTTCACCCACGTGCTCAGCACTGACCGGTCGCGCGACTCGAGGTCCTCGTCGGCGCATGCCCGCGTGAGGCCCTGCGAGAATTTCGGCGCCGGCCTGTGACGGGGTCCTGCAGGACTACTCGAATAGATCGCTGACCAGCACCTTGACGACTCCGGGGGAAGACCCCACGTTGTGATCGGCCGCAAGGCTGGTCACTCCCGCTCGACGATGACCAACTCGCTCGACGGGCGGGCACAACGGCCCGGTATGCCGGGAACCTGCGGTCCTGCGCCGGGCAGGCACATCTCGACCGCCTCGCATCACCCACGACCCCTGCCGCTTCAGCGCGCTGTTGACCGCGTCGATGCTGCAACGACCGGACCGACTAGAACGGCCGAGTCGGGACGGAGTCCCGACTCCGAGGTCGCCCACGCCCGTTGACGCGTTCAACGCCGAAGCCACTCCAGCCCCCTTTCCCCGTCACCCCGCCCTCGCAGTGGAGTCCGCCAGAGTGGTGTACCGGTAGCTCGGTGAGGGTCAAGTCCTGGGGAGTGGTGTAGCGGTGCGGTGTGAGGCTGTGAGCCGCCGCGACGTCTACCACTGACAGCGCCGGAGAGCCCACCGTTGACGGCGTCAACAACATGCCAACGGAGCGCGGGGCGGAGCGGGCGGGACCGTCCAGCATGCCAAGGACGAAGACCACGCGTTGCCGCGAACCGGGTTCAGTCGGCACGCACTGCCCACACCGCCGAGGTGCGTTCGGTGTTCGGGGCTTCCCGAACACCGAACACTTCTCGTATGCTTGACCCGTGGACAGCCGAGCAGACGAGGCGATCTCGCTCCTGGAGGAGGCCCTCGAGGCGGCAGGGGCGCTGACCGCGCGCCCCGAGCCGGGTGACCGTTCGGCTGATCTGGTCCTTGTCCTGGGGACGACCCGCGTCGCGGTGCAGGTCAAGCGCTGGGCGGTGTTCCCCGAGCACGCGGTCCGGGCCAACCCGGCGTTCCGTCAGCAAGAGGACCCGTCCGTGGTGCGCGTTGTCGTCGCGGACAGGATCGGCAAGGAGGCACGCCAAGCTCTCCAGGAAGCGGGTTGGGGCTGGCTGGACCTTCGAGGGACCCTGCACGTCCAGGGTCCCGGGATCCTGGTGCATGCGCAGGTGCCGTCCGCGTGGGAGCGTCCGGGGCCCCGCGATCCGCTCGCAGCGCCCGCCGGCCTCGCGGTGGCGTGCGCCATGCTGTCCAGCCCCACCGACGAGCACACCGTCCGTGGCCTGGCTCGTCGACTTGGCCGCTCGCCGAGCACCGTGTCGGAGGTTCTCAAGGCGCTCAAGGACGACTCCCTCGTCGAGGGAGCGACCAACCGGCCGACGTCGGAACTGTTCTGGAGCGTTGCGGACGTGTGGCCCGGCAAGCGCGTGAGCCTGGCCGGCGCACCCGAGCCGGGGAGGGGGCCTGTCAACGAGGCGCTCCAGCTGGGCTTCGACGACGTCGAGGGCACTGTCGGCTGGGCGCTGACGGACACGCTGGCGGCGGCGGTGTATGGCGCGCCCGTCGCCGCCCGCGCCGACCAGCCCGCCGACTACTTCGTCCCCACGGACGCGATCCTCAGGCGCGCCCGCACGCTCCTGGGCATCGCCTCAACCCCGGGTGAGGCCCGTGCCACCGTGCGAGTGGCGCCGGTTCCCGAGGTCTGCGAGCGCCGAGTCGACGCCGCGAGACGGTCCCTTGAGGAACGACCGCTCGCCGCGCCGCTGTTCGTCGCACTCGACCTCGCTCAGGACGTCGGCCGCGGTCGAGAGATCCTCAACACCTGGGATCCGCCGGAAGGGTGGGCTCGTGTCTGGTAGCGCCGAGACGCCGCATGTCCTGCTGGTCGGCGACGAGACGCGTCGCCTCGTCGAGGCCATCAGCGTTGTGGCCGACATCTCCGGGGAGACACCAACCGTCGTGGCGGCATCGCCGTCCTGTGCCGGGTGCACAGGGCCTATCGCGCGACGTCGGACCTGGACACGCTCAGTTACCGGGACCATCGATCAACGGGCGACCTCGACACCCTGGACCGGTCCGCGGCACGCACACCGTCCCTCCTGGAGCTGCTCCGCGCCTCACCCGGCGCGGAGGCGGTCGAGCCCGCCGCAGCGAATGTGATCACGCCGAGCGGCCCGGTGCGGGTGGACGTCATCGACGTGATCGACGCGCCGGACTCCCCCGACATCGAGGACCCGACCGACCGCCTGTACGAGATGGCTCACGCCTGGGCGTTCCGGACTGCGACCGAGCTGCGCATCGACGTCCTCGGCTCCGATCGGCAGTCGACCGTCAGCGCCGTAGCGCGCGTCGCCGAGCCGGGACCCCTCGTGGCGATGAAGCTCCAGGCGGTATTGCTGCGGTCGACGGCGAAGGAAGGCACCGACCTGCTGGACATCGTCACGATCCTGCTCGACCCGGTGGCAAGGGATGTCGCCCTGGCGCAGCTGGCGGGGTGCGATCCAGTGATCGCCGCGGACGCCGCGCTCCACGCACATCGATGGTTCGTCGAGCAGGTCGGCCGGACTCTCAGACTGATCCGCGCTGCGGGTGGCCTCGAGATCGGACGCGACGAGATCGCTCTCGTGGCCGACCTCCTCGAGGCCGCGACCCGTCGATAGCCGGCCGCGCGTTGATGCCGTCGGTACGTCCGGCCAATCTGAGCCGACGGGACGGCGGACGTCCTCAGCGTTCCCGCAGGTCAGCCGCACGAGGCTAGACGTCCCGGCGCCTCACGACAGGTTCGATTCCCGCCACCTCCACCGTCCTGCCCCGCGTTCGCGCGGGTCAGGTGACATCAAGGCCGCCACACCGCTCACCACGGGTCGCGGCCTTCGTGTGTCCGGCTGTTCCCTCGATTCGCACGTGAGCGCCCATGCCCTGGCACGCTCTCTGCGGCAGGCCGCGCCATGGCTGGGCTGGGACTTCAGCCCAAGGCAATCGACCTCGATGCTTGACGAACCGCTCGGCGCGCCGCACGGCCCGGGAATCGCACCTGGCCCCGGTGGAACAGGATGGGTCGATGAGGATCCAGCTCCTGTACTTCGACGAGTGCCCCAGCTGGCAGGTGGCCGACGCGCGGCTGCGCGAGGCTCTTGCCGCCGTGGGCAACACCACGGACGTGGAGCGAGTCCTGGTTACCACCGCCGACGCGGCCGAGTCGTGGGGCTTCCACGGCTCGCCGTCGGTCCTGGTGGACGGGGAAGACCCGTTCGCCGAGCCTGGCGCGCCGGTGGGCCTGTCGTGCCGGCTGTATCGCACCCCTGCCGGGGTCAGCGGCTCCCCGACAGTCGGGCAGCTGGTCGAGGTGCTCGCCCGCGGCTGATCCGCACCACGTCGACCGCTCGGAGCGAGACGGAATGCTCAATGACGACGAACCGCGAACGGGTTCTGAGCGCCCTTTCGCAAGCAACACGAGCCCTCGACGATGGCGAGCTCGCTCGACGGGCCGCCGTCAGTCCGAGGCAGACGGTGAACCAGGTCTGCAGGCGGCTCGTCGACGGAGGCCTTGTAGCCAGGACCGTCGGGCCCGGCGGCAAGGTCGTCAATGGACTCCGCGTCCGGCCCGCTGCGAGCACGATCGACGACGCCCTGTCCGCCATGCCGCCGGGCCGTTCTACCGAGCAACGAGTCGCCGAACGGCACAGGGCCTCCGAAGCGACCGGTCTGCATCTCTGGGCGGTTCTGCGAGGAGTCCTAGAAGGGGGATGTGACCGAGACGCCGTTGGACTGGGCGGCCTCGGCGAGTCGGTCGTCGTAGGTGACGATCCCTTCGAGGTCGTCACCGAGGCTCAGGGCAGCCGCAAGGTGGACGGCGTCGAGGCTACGCAGGAGCGTCGGATCGAGACGAGCCGCCTCCTCAAAGGTCGCGGTCGTGACCGTCATGAGCGTGATCGAGTCGAGTACCGCCCGTGCCTGCACGACGCGGTCGGGGGCGGCGCGACGCACGGCGCGCAACAACTCGGTCCTCGCGAGATCGCAGGACACCGGCTCACGTTCGGCCGCGGCCAGCCACGCACGCAGGGCCGCCGTCTCTGCCTCGGAGACGACGAGCTTCACCAGCGCCGAGGTGTCGAGGTAGTGGGCCACGGCTAGTACCTCTCGGCATCTCTCATCGCAGCGAGCTCGTCGGACAGGTTCGGCCCCGCCTCGGGGGCGGGAAGCTCCCCGATGGTGTGACGCGCGGCGCGGGCGCCCCCGCGTTCAGCAGCTGCTGGAGGCGCGACGACGGGATCGCCGTCAGCTGAGCCACCGGGCGTCCCCTATCGGTGATCGTGACAGTCTCCCCGGCGGCGGCGTGGGCGACGACGGCCGAGGCGTTCTGCTTCAGCGCACGAATCCCTACCTGTGTCATGTGCTTCACTGTAGTACATCAGGGCTGAAGGTGGCATCGTCGTGCAACAAGGTCCAGGCCGACCTAGGGCTCATGCGACCGGGCCACTGTTGACGCCGTCAACAGATCCCGCCTCGAGCACCACCCAGGACCTTCCACGTTCCGACGTCACCGCAGGTCACCGCAGGTCACCGGCTCGACCCAACACGTCCACACGCCACCAGGCAGGTTCGATTCCCGCCACCTCCACCGTCCTGCCCCGCGTTCGCGCGGAGCAGGTGACATCAAGGCCGTCGTCCACTCGCCATGGACGGCGGCCTCCTCTGCCGAGACAGCCCGCGGCCGACCACCTGTTCACGAACACCGTTGGTGCTCAGCTCTCGTTGCCGCGCTTCTGCACGACGACGTGGACGCCGGTACCTGATGCCGTGTGCACCCACCGCGGGCCGACTGCTCCCGTGACCCCCGACGCGCCGCGACCTGACCAAGCGGCAGTGCGTCCAGGACCTCCGGCA from Cellulomonas sp. KRMCY2 includes:
- a CDS encoding tautomerase family protein; translated protein: MPFIQVKVIENVFTDDQKQQIVRSLTDAMVGIEGENMRPVTWCVVEEVRSGSWGIAGNPLTTADVKALAAGVGV
- a CDS encoding alkylmercury lyase, coding for MRIQLLYFDECPSWQVADARLREALAAVGNTTDVERVLVTTADAAESWGFHGSPSVLVDGEDPFAEPGAPVGLSCRLYRTPAGVSGSPTVGQLVEVLARG
- a CDS encoding type II toxin-antitoxin system Phd/YefM family antitoxin, with translation MTTTTSLANVKAHLSAIVGSVHDTHERVVITRNGEPAAVLVSPDDLASLEETLDILSDKALMAQVARARAEIDAGETVELPALHRA
- a CDS encoding type II toxin-antitoxin system VapC family toxin — translated: MAHYLDTSALVKLVVSEAETAALRAWLAAAEREPVSCDLARTELLRAVRRAAPDRVVQARAVLDSITLMTVTTATFEEAARLDPTLLRSLDAVHLAAALSLGDDLEGIVTYDDRLAEAAQSNGVSVTSPF
- a CDS encoding GNAT family N-acetyltransferase; its protein translation is VRWLNGGPGTHETVEAHVRACMAAWQAGGPTITFGICAGVPERLVGTVDAHLELAGLEPGQANIAYGLYPEARGRGLASRAVALMCTFLATRHGVREAIIRTEPANAASVAVALRTGFRLARRGGEGELNWYVRDLAGASAPIAPYSAGNGD
- a CDS encoding LuxR family transcriptional regulator — protein: MGAGGALLEELDESAEHGWHAVREAELAIEVGHDPVRALLAGERASAVARRLGLGDLEVVGLALQGLAMTCAGDIQGGMARLDASVAAATSGDVPDPMWMGKVCCWLIVACNQNKDVTRAADWCRRVEAICTERDLAPLFNVCRIQYASVQVARGSWREAEQELTGVLDRLSASRRASRLEAVVQLGELRRRQGRLDEAEALFAQAEFHPAAIAGRARMQMSGGDPAAAWTTIRGLLEWLPKDSRLARADVLLPAVLVAQAAGHEDAARLLAAELRQTAELTGTPSLMATASAADAAVAPPDAAVSLLTEAVRRFSAADLRFDEAHTRLALAEALLATGDRSAARRHLALATEVLDELSAGDDLARARRLADAAGMPAGGPLSAREREVLRLVSQGMSNHEIAASLVLSEHTVHRHVANILTKLGQTSRTGAASYAIQAGLF
- a CDS encoding type II toxin-antitoxin system Phd/YefM family antitoxin; this encodes MTQVGIRALKQNASAVVAHAAAGETVTITDRGRPVAQLTAIPSSRLQQLLNAGAPAPRVTPSGSFPPPRRGRTCPTSSLR
- a CDS encoding helix-turn-helix domain-containing protein, translated to MDSRADEAISLLEEALEAAGALTARPEPGDRSADLVLVLGTTRVAVQVKRWAVFPEHAVRANPAFRQQEDPSVVRVVVADRIGKEARQALQEAGWGWLDLRGTLHVQGPGILVHAQVPSAWERPGPRDPLAAPAGLAVACAMLSSPTDEHTVRGLARRLGRSPSTVSEVLKALKDDSLVEGATNRPTSELFWSVADVWPGKRVSLAGAPEPGRGPVNEALQLGFDDVEGTVGWALTDTLAAAVYGAPVAARADQPADYFVPTDAILRRARTLLGIASTPGEARATVRVAPVPEVCERRVDAARRSLEERPLAAPLFVALDLAQDVGRGREILNTWDPPEGWARVW
- a CDS encoding type II toxin-antitoxin system RelE/ParE family toxin, with amino-acid sequence MTYRIRWASPARRAIENTLPESVATAVWELANGALSENPQRVGKRLARELAGYWSARRGQYRVIYAIDDETTTVTIMTVDHRRDVYH